A stretch of the Bradyrhizobium sp. CCBAU 53351 genome encodes the following:
- a CDS encoding TRAP transporter substrate-binding protein: MKRRDFLKATGVGLAASTAVAAPAVAQSMPEVKWRLAASWPKSLDTLYGGCEYFCKRVAEITDNRFQIQPFAAGELVPGLQVLDAVSNGTVEMGNTALYYYWGKNPAFTFGTSLPFGLNTRQHISWLIWNGGQDMLNDLLKEYNTISVPTGSTGAQMGGWFRKEIKTIDDLKGLKFRVGGFAGTIIAKLGGVPQQIAAGDIYPALEKGTIDAAEWVGPYDDEKLGFVKVAKYYYYPGWWEGTGQGHNLMNLEKWNALPKHYQAAISAASLDTFTWVTGKYDSVNPPALKRLLAAGATLKPFPQEVLEACYGAANEIYADLAKSNPHFGKMYASLTAYRADSLAWMQVAELSFDSFMMRMRTRT; the protein is encoded by the coding sequence ATGAAACGTCGTGATTTCCTGAAAGCAACGGGCGTCGGTCTCGCTGCGAGCACAGCGGTAGCCGCGCCGGCCGTTGCGCAATCGATGCCCGAAGTGAAATGGCGGTTGGCTGCAAGCTGGCCGAAATCGCTCGATACGCTCTATGGCGGCTGCGAATATTTCTGCAAGCGCGTTGCCGAGATCACCGACAATCGATTCCAGATCCAGCCCTTTGCGGCCGGTGAGCTCGTGCCGGGTCTGCAAGTGCTCGACGCCGTCTCGAACGGCACCGTCGAGATGGGCAATACGGCGCTCTATTATTATTGGGGCAAGAACCCGGCGTTCACCTTCGGCACGTCGCTGCCGTTCGGTCTCAATACGCGCCAACACATTTCCTGGCTTATATGGAACGGCGGCCAGGACATGCTCAACGATCTCCTGAAGGAGTACAATACGATCAGCGTGCCGACGGGCTCGACCGGTGCCCAGATGGGCGGCTGGTTTCGCAAGGAGATCAAGACCATCGACGATCTCAAAGGCCTGAAATTCCGTGTCGGCGGCTTCGCCGGCACCATCATCGCAAAACTCGGCGGCGTGCCGCAGCAGATCGCGGCCGGCGACATCTATCCCGCGCTGGAGAAGGGCACGATCGACGCGGCGGAGTGGGTCGGCCCTTATGATGACGAGAAGCTCGGCTTCGTGAAGGTCGCAAAGTACTATTATTATCCGGGCTGGTGGGAAGGCACCGGCCAGGGCCACAACCTCATGAATCTCGAAAAGTGGAACGCGCTGCCGAAGCACTATCAGGCGGCGATCTCCGCGGCCTCGCTCGACACCTTCACCTGGGTGACCGGCAAATACGACTCGGTCAACCCGCCGGCGCTGAAGCGACTCCTGGCGGCCGGCGCGACGCTCAAGCCGTTCCCGCAGGAGGTGCTCGAGGCCTGCTACGGCGCGGCCAACGAAATCTACGCCGATCTCGCCAAGAGCAATCCGCATTTCGGCAAGATGTATGCGAGCCTGACGGCATACCGCGCCGACTCGCTGGCCTGGATGCAAGTCGCCGAGCTCAGCTTCGACAGCTTCATGATGCGGATGCGGACACGGACATAA
- a CDS encoding TRAP transporter substrate-binding protein encodes MKRRDFLKVTGASLAASTAVAAPAIAQSSPEIKWRYATSWPKSLDTLYGGCEYFCKQVAAITDNKFQIQPFAAGEIVPGLQVLDAVSNGTVEIGNTALYYYWGKNPAFTFATALPFGLNTRQQISWLLWGGGQELVNDLLKEYNVYGIPTGSTGAQMGGWFRKEIKSIDDLKGLKMRIGGFAGTILAKLGCVPQQLAGGDIYPALEKGTIDAAEWVGPYDDEKLGFAKVAKYYYYPGWWEGTSQGHNIMNIEKWNSLPKHYQAAIDAASRDTFTWITGKYDAVNAPALKRLIVGGAILKAFPQEVLEACYNASNEIYADLSKTNPHFGKMLASMNAFKNDSLPWTQVAELSFDGFMARMRAKT; translated from the coding sequence ATGAAACGTCGTGATTTTCTCAAGGTGACGGGCGCCAGCCTGGCCGCCAGCACCGCCGTCGCCGCGCCCGCGATCGCGCAAAGCTCCCCCGAGATCAAGTGGCGCTATGCCACGAGCTGGCCGAAGTCGCTCGATACGCTCTACGGCGGCTGTGAATATTTCTGCAAGCAAGTAGCCGCCATCACCGACAACAAGTTTCAGATTCAGCCGTTTGCAGCCGGCGAGATCGTCCCCGGCCTGCAGGTCCTGGATGCCGTATCAAACGGCACCGTCGAGATCGGCAACACCGCGCTTTATTACTATTGGGGCAAGAACCCCGCCTTCACCTTCGCCACCGCGCTGCCGTTCGGCTTGAACACGCGCCAGCAGATCTCCTGGCTGCTCTGGGGCGGCGGGCAAGAACTCGTCAACGACCTCCTCAAGGAATACAACGTCTACGGCATTCCGACCGGCTCGACCGGCGCCCAGATGGGCGGCTGGTTCAGAAAGGAGATCAAATCGATCGACGATCTCAAGGGCCTGAAGATGCGTATCGGCGGCTTTGCCGGCACCATTCTCGCCAAGCTCGGGTGCGTGCCGCAGCAGCTCGCCGGCGGCGACATCTACCCGGCGCTCGAGAAGGGCACGATCGACGCGGCCGAATGGGTCGGTCCCTACGACGATGAAAAGCTCGGTTTCGCGAAAGTGGCTAAGTACTACTATTATCCCGGCTGGTGGGAAGGCACGAGCCAGGGCCACAACATCATGAATATCGAAAAGTGGAATTCGCTGCCCAAGCACTATCAGGCGGCGATCGACGCGGCGTCTCGCGACACCTTCACCTGGATCACCGGAAAGTATGACGCAGTGAACGCTCCGGCCCTGAAGCGGCTCATTGTGGGTGGCGCCATTCTCAAGGCCTTCCCCCAGGAGGTGCTCGAAGCCTGCTACAACGCGTCTAACGAGATCTATGCCGACCTCTCCAAGACCAACCCGCATTTCGGCAAGATGCTCGCCAGCATGAATGCTTTCAAGAACGACTCGCTGCCCTGGACCCAGGTCGCCGAGCTCAGCTTCGACGGCTTCATGGCGCGGATGCGGGCCAAGACGTAA